In the genome of Metabacillus litoralis, the window TCACCGGTATGTACGATGTTTCCTGGTGGTGTTTTAACAACAATACCATATGAATCAGGAATACTATGAGTTGTTCTAAAAAATGTCACAGACGTTTTTCTAAACTTAATAATATCATCTTCCTGAATTTCAATTAATTTAGATTGTCGAAGAAGTCCGTGCTCTTCAAGTTTGTTTCTAAGTAAACCTAAAGCAAGCTTACCACCATAAATAGGAATGTTTACTTGACGAAGTAAATATGGAATTCCACCAATGTGGTCTTCATGTCCGTGCGTAATAAATAATCCCTTTATTTTATCTTCGTTCTTAGATAAATAAGTGTAGTCAGGAATGACATAATCAATTCCTAGTAGCTCATCCTCCGGAAATTTTATTCCAGCATCAATAAGGATGATTTCATCTTGAAATTGTACTCCGTACGTGTTTTTTCCGATTTCACCAAGTCCGCCTAATGCAAAGACTGCAACTTGATCATTTTTTACAAATTTCATAACAATCAGATCTCCAATACTTTATAATTTTCGCTTTGCTTTTCATATTCTAAATAAGCCCCATCAACTGGAGTGACAAATTCAATATTATAGCCGCGTTCTTTAAGTTTAAATCTCACATTTGCTTCAGATGTTGCTTCAATATAAAGAGTGTTTGTTCGTTCGCGAACAGGAACCTCTGTAATTTTATCTTGATAATAAACTTTAAAAATCATTTACCAAATCTCTCCTTAACTTCCGAATGTTAGACTAACTTTTTCTATTATATGCGATATTTCTATTCAAGCCAAGCCTATAGGGCAAGAGCATGTCTTCTTTTGGTAAATAAGTCTATAACTCACAGTTAAAAATAAAATATAGCTACCAGTTGGAATAGGCTTTATTATGCGATTGTTTTTCTCTTTACTAAGTGCTTCCACTGTCTTCTAAGAGATTTCTTTAATTTTTTTAACATAGAAAATCCTCCTATCTAATTTTATTTACCGATCTCTTGTTATCGGTTTTAGTATATGTCATTTTTTGTGATATTTTCATGGGAATTAATGTGAAAGAAATTGACAATTTCTTCATTTTCACTTAGTTTGAAAACATGCTTTTTACACATCAGGAGGATAAACTGAAATGAAAAAACTATATAGTTCATTATTTATTTTAAGTATGATTTGGGGGATGTCTTTTTTATTTATAAAGCTCCTAGTAGAAGATCTAGGGCCATGGGGTGTTGTGTTTTGGCGGTGTTTATTTGGCACAATCACACTATTCATTATTCTTTTTGTGTTTAAAAAACAAGAGTTGAAAAGAGTAAGGTTCAAAAGTCTACCATGGCTGAAGCTTTTTCTTGTAGCACTTTTTAATAATGCACTCCCCTTTGCATTCATAGCTATGAGTGAAATGAGGATTTCAAGTAGTCTTGCCTCTGTTATAAATGCAACAACTCCAATATGGACGATTGTCATTGGGGCACTCTTTTTCTTTATTCCTGTTAAGGGGAGACAATGGATTGGAGTTTCAATAGGGTTTTTAGGTATTTTAATTTTGTTAAATCTTGATTTTAAAAGCTTAATAAATGAAAACTTTATTGGGGCAGGAACGATGCTTTTTGCTACATTTTGTTATGGGTTAGGCGCTCAAATGGCAAAAAGATATTTACAGGAATTATCTATTATAATTGTATCAATTATTACTTTGTTTTTTTCAACAATGATCAGCTTAATATTTATTTTAATTTTAAATGAATCTGTTCATCTTACATCAGTTTTTTCAACACATACATTCCTATCATTAATTGGATTAGGTGTGTTTGGCTCTGGATTTGCTTATCTTTTTTACTATTATATGGTTAAAGAAGGAAGTGCTGAATTTGCTTCATTGGTAACCTATATCGTTCCAATTACGGCAATGTTATGGGGATATTTATTACTTGGGGAAGGTATTTCTCCACATATGATCTTAGGTTTATTGTTTGTTTTTGCAGGAGTTTATTTAAGCTCAGCTAAAATGGCGAAAAAAAGAAGCAGTATTAATACTTCAATAGGGAGTAATCATTAAAGTGAAGAAAAACTCTCGTAGACAAAACTAAAGAAGGGAGTTATCCCTTCTTTAACGTTCAACTGGAACTGCATTTTCAGGCTCTTGAAACGGGTTATCCTCATTAATATGATCATAAAACATCACACCATTTAAATGATCAATCTCATGCTGAAAAACAATGGACAATAAACCCCTTAGTCTAACATCAATATTCTTTCCTTCAAGGCTTGTAGCTTTTACGCGAATTCGGGCATAACGAGGTACAAAGCCTGGAACTGCTCGATCGACCGAAAGGCACCCTTCGCCGCTAGTTAAATAGCTTTTCTCGATAGAGTGGCTAACAATCTTTGGATTAAATAGAGCATAACTGTGCTGGTTTCCTTTTTCATCAACAACATGGATCGCAATCATTCTTTTTGATACATTAATTTGCGGAGCTGCAAGTCCTATACCTGGGCGTAATCCGTACTTCTCAGCAATTTCCGGATCTTGACTATTTTTTACGTATTGGATCATTTGAGATAACGTTTCTTTATCCTCATCTGAAGGAGGTAATGTTACTTCCTTCGCCACTTCTCTCAAAGTCGGATGACCTTCTCTTATAATATCTTCCATTGTTATCATGGTGAACACTCCTTTAAACATAAAGCAAAAATATTTAATAGGTGAATGACTAAGGAAGTCAAACTAAGTTATTACAACCTTAAAATCATTATGTATAGATAGACTAGATATAATTTCATTGTATTATACTACAAGATTATAAAGGAAATAGCAGAAATCGAAAAGAATTTGGGATTACATAAATAATTGAAGGGCTAACAGTGGAAAAATGTTAGCCCTTTGACAAATATCTCTGCTTTTATTTTTAATAGCCGATGTAAGCTGCACCTACAATAATTAGTAAAATAAACAATACAACGATTAACGCAAAGCCGTTTCCGTATCCAGTTGTTGGTGCAACATATCCGTAACCATAATTTCCACACCCGTAATTGCAATCAAAATAATGCATTCTAACGACCTCCTCATGATGATTACGTCCTTTGTTTTGACGTATAGTACACTGTATGAAAGTAGTTCAAAAGTGTATAGACATTCGCCTAGATATATTAAATTGATTCTTACTTCGGGAAAGGAGTAGTTCATTACTGAATTGTATCGGATACTTTACCCGCGTTGTATATATACCCCCTATGATTGGTTTTGAGAAATGCTTTAAGTAACTGAAAAACAACTAGAATGGTCTAAGATGAAGACAGGCTTCATATAAATGTATATAACAAAGAATCAATCTAATTGATCAAAAGATTTTATCCAAATAATTCCAAATATATAATGAAAACCATTGAGAAAATATGTTAGACCAATTATAGTAGAAATGTCTGTAAGTTAGGGGGATATACATTCTGATGCTGAAAAAAAAGAATTACGCTTTGTTTATTGTATTATTATTTTTACTTTCTGGCTGCTTCGGTCCTGCACCAGAAGAAAGGATTTATACAATATTGGAGGAAGCTGTTACATTAGAGAATTCATTTAAAGAGCAACAACAGCCATTACTTGAACTCGAAAAGAAGGAAGCGGATCTCTATAATAGGATTATGGATTTAGGAATGAAAGAATTTGAACAAGTTGTTTCCTTATCTAAAGAAGCTTTAACTTCAGTAGAGGAACGAGAATCTAAACTACAAATGGAATATGACAGTATTATGTCTTCGAAAGATAAATTCAATGAAATTAATGAAGAAATCGAGAAAATTAAGGATGAAACACTGTTGCAATCTGCACAAGAGCTTAAGTCTACTATGGAAGATCGATATAAATCATACGAAAATCTTTATGAAAACTACAAAAAATCAATTTCTTTAGACAAAGAACTGTATTCAATGCTTCAAAATAAAGATTTGGAGATGAAACAGTTGGAAACACAAATAGCTAAAATTAATAAGTCATATCAATCAGTTATGGAACAAAATAATGAATTTAACAAACTAACTGAACAATATAATGATTTAAAAATAAAGTTTTATGAAGAAGCTGAGTTAAACGTTGAAAAAAGTGAATAATGCACATGTATATGAGAACCTTCCACCTAGAAGGTTCTTTTTTGATTCTCTTTTCCAAGATGGTATTCATTTAAGGTTAAATAAATTAATAGCTAAGTCACTGTGTTTGAGAAGGTGAAAAGTGTCGAATACATATTATAAAATCAAGTTGTTATATAAAACTGTATTATAAACAATGTTACAGAGTTTATATTTGTGATAATACAGTTTAAGGGAACAAGAAAAATGACTAAATATATAATTTATTTTTCTTTAAGAAATATAGATATAAACTGATTGACGGACGTGAAAACATTGGTGTAAACTTGTAAATGAATTGTTAAGGTGTATCAGTTTATTTTAAATTTAAACTAATACAGTGTGGGTTAAATAGACCACCAAACCATACATAGAGAACGTTTTTATACATCTCGTGAGTGGTATAAAAGGTAAGAAGAGTCGAATTCAAAAAAATTGTGTCATCCATAAGATTTTAGGGTAACCTATTGCTGTGAATATTGGAATTCTCTTACTAATACTTTTGAAGTTCAATTCTTAATATGGATTGAACAACACTCTTAAAATGGAAAGGAAGAGGTTGTAAAATGGCTGCAAAAACAAAAGGCGCTGTTGTAGACAGTAAAAAACAGTTTGAAGCTATTTCTAAGGTTTTTGAAACATTCCAGATTTTAAATGAAGAAGGTAAAGTCGTAAATGAAGCGGCAATGCCAGAATTAAGTGACGATCAATTAAAAGAATTAATGCGTCGTATGGTTTATACACGTATTTTAGATCAACGTTCTATTTCTTTAAACCGTCAAGGTCGTTTAGGTTTCTATGCTCCAACAGCAGGACAAGAAGCTTCTCAGATTGCATCTCAATATGCTTTAGAAAAAGAAGATTGGATTTTACCTGGATACCGTGATGTTCCACAAATCATTTGGCACGGCCTTCCGTTATATCAAGCATTCTTATTTTCACGTGGACATTTCCATGGTAACCAAATGCCTGAAGGAGTAAATTGTCTTTCGCCACAAATTATAATTGGTGCACAATACATCCAAACTGCTGGTGTTGCATTAGGTCTTAAGAAGAAAGGCAAACAAGCGGTTGCGATCACTTATACAGGTGATGGCGGTGCATCACAAGGTGATTTCTATGAGGGTATTAACTTTGCTGGTGCATATAAAGCTCCTGCAATTTTCGTTGTTCAAAATAACCGTTATGCGATCTCAACTCCAGTTGAAAAACAATCTGCTGCACAAACAATTGCGCAAAAAGCAGTCGCAGCAGGTATCGTAGGTGTTCAGGTTGATGGTATGGATCCATTAGCAGTTTATGCTGCAGTTCGTGACGCTCGTGAGCGTGCAGTTAACGGAGAAGGTCCAACATTAATTGAAACATTAACATTCCGTTATGGACCACACACTATGGCTGGAGATGATCCTACACGTTACCGTACAAAAGAAACAGAAAATGAGTGGGAAGCAAAAGATCCATTAGTTCGTTTCCGTAAGTTCTTAGAGAACAAAGGAATCTGGAACGAAGATGAGGAAAACAAAGTAATTGAACAAGCAAAAGAAGATATTAAAGATGCTATTCAAAAAGCTGATAAATATCCAAAACAAAAGGTAACGGACTTGATGGAAATCATGTACGAAGAAATGCCTTATAACTTAAAAGAGCAATATGAAATTTACAAAGCAAAGGAGTCGAAATAATCCATGGCACAAATGACAATGATTCAAGCCATCACTGATGCATTACGCACCGAATTAAAAAATGATGAAAACGTCCTTGTATATGGTGAAGACGTTGGTGTGAACGGTGGGGTATTCCGTGCGACGGAAGGACTTCAAAAAGAGTTTGGAGAAGACCGAGTATTTGATACGCCACTTGCTGAGTCTGGTATTGGTGGATTAACAGTTGGTTTCGGTTTAACTGGATTCCGTCCAGTTATGGAAATTCAATTCTTTGGTTTCGTTTATGAAGTAATGGATTCATTAAATGGTCAATTAGCTCGTATGCGCTATCGTTCTGGTGGACATTGGACTGCTCCAGTAACAATTCGTTCGCCATTTGGTGGATTCGTACATACACCAGAGCTTCACGCTGATAGCTTAGAAGGCCTTGTTGCACAACAACCTGGATTGAAAGTTGTTATTCCTTCAACTCCTTATGATGCAAAAGGACTTTTAATCTCTGCTATTCGTGATAATGACCCAGTTGTATTCTTAGAGCACATGAAATTATACCGCTCATTCCGTCAGGAAGTTCCTGAAGAAGAGTACACAATTGAAATTGGTAAAGCTGATGTAAAACGTGAAGGTACAGATCTTTCAATTATTACTTACGGAGCAATGGTTCATGAATCATTAAAGGCTGCGGAAGAATTAGAAAAAGAAGGTATTTCTGTTGAGGTTGTTGACTTACGTACAATCAGCCCATTAGATATTGAAACAATTATTGCATCTGTTGAAAAAACAGGTCGTGTAATTGTTGTTCAAGAAGCACAAAAACAAGCAGGTATTGCGGCTAATGTAGTGGCTGAAATTACTGAAAGAGCAATTTTAAGCTTAGAAGCACCAGTATTGCGTGTGACTGCTCCTGATACTGTATATGCATTTACTGAAGCGGAAAACATTTGGTTACCAATTTATAAAGATATTTTAGAAACAGCTAGAAAAGTTCTTGAATTTTAATTAATACTTCAAAACGAATTTTTAACATAATTATAGGAGGTTGAATGATTTGGCATTTGAATTTAAACTGCCTGATATTGGTGAAGGTATCCACGAAGGTGAAATTGTAAAGTGGTTCGTTAAACCAGGCGACAAGGTTGAAGAAGATGATGTCCTTGCTGAAGTTCAAAATGATAAAGCAGTTGTTGAGATCCCATCACCAGTTAAAGGTACAGTTACAGAAGTAAATGTAGAAGAGGGAACAGTTGCAACTGTTGGTCAAACGATTATTACTTTTGATGCACCTGGTTACGAAAACCTTAAATTCAAAGGTGATCATGGTGATGATGAGCCTAAGAAGGAAGAAAAAGCTGAAGCTGCACCTGCTGCAGAAGAGAAAGCAGAAGCTCCAGCTGCTGCACCTGCAGAAGTAGAGGTAGATCCTTCTAAGCGTGTTATTGCTATGCCATCTGTACGTAAATATGCTCGTGAAAAAGATGTGGATATTCGTCAAGTTTCAGGCAGCGGTAAAAATGGTCGTGTATTAAAAGAAGATGTTGATTCATTCTTACAAGGTGGAGGAGTTTCTGCACAACCTGAAACTACAGAAGAAGCACCAGCTGCAAAAGAAGAAAAACAAGCTCAACCAGCAGCAGCTCAAGCAATTCCAGAGGGTGAATTCCCAGAGACTCGTGAAAAAATGAGCCCAATCCGTAAAGCAATTGCTAAAGCGATGGTTAACTCAAAACATACTGCTCCACACGTTACTTTAATGGATGAAGTGGATGTAACAAATTTAGTTTCTCATAGAAAACAATTCAAAAATGTTGCAGCAGAGCAAGGTATTAAGTTAACATATTTACCGTACGTAGTGAAAGCTCTTACTTCAGCACTTAAAAAGTATCCTGTACTTAATACTTCACTTGATGACAAAACAGAAGAAGTTGTTCAAAAGCATTATTACAACATTGGTATTGCTGCTGACACTGAAAAAGGTCTTCTAGTACCAGTTGTGAAAAATGCAGAACGCAAATCTGTATTTGAAATTTCTGATGAAATTAACGGACTTGCTACAAAAGCGCGTGAAGGTAAGCTTGCACCAAATGAAATGAAAGGTGCTTCTTGCACAATCACTAACATTGGTTCTGCAGGTGGTCAATGGTTCACTCCAGTAATTAACCACCCAGAGGTTGCTATTCTAGGTATTGGACGAATTGCAGAAAAACCTGTTGTTCGTGATGGAGAGATTGTTGTAGCTCCGGTTCTTGCTTTATCATTAAGCTTTGATCACAGAATGATTGATGGTGCTACAGCTCAAAATGCTCTTAACCACATCAAGCGTTTACTTAACGATCCACAATTAATTTTAATGGAGGCGTAATCGATGGTAGTAGGAGATTTCCCAATTGAAACAGATACTCTTGTCATAGGAGCAGGCCCAGGCGGATACGTTGCAGCGATCCGCGCTGCACAACTAGGACAAAAAGTAACAGTAGTTGAAAAAGCAACACTTGGAGGGGTTTGTTTAAACGTTGGTTGTATTCCTTCAAAAGCGCTAATCTCTGCTGGTCACCGTTATGAAGAAGCTAGACACTCTGAAGATATGGGTATTAAAGCTGAAAACGTAACTGTTGACTTTTCAAAAGTTCAAGAATTTAAACAAGGTGTTGTGAAAAAATTAACTGGCGGTGTAGCTGGATTACTTAAAGGTAATAAAGTTGACGTAGTTAGTGGTGAAGCTTACTTCGTAGATAATGAAACAGTAAAAGTTATGGACGAAACGTCTTCACAAACTTACAAATTTAAAAATGTTATTATCGCAACTGGTTCACGTCCGATTGAAATCCCAGCTTTCAAATACTCTAAGCGTGTATTAGATTCTACAGGTGCATTAAACCTTCAAGAAATCCCTAATAAGCTTGTTGTAATTGGTGGAGGATATATCGGAACTGAGCTTGGTACAGCTTACGCAAACTTTGGTACTGAAGTAACGTTTATCGAAGCTGCTGATGAAATTCTTGCTGGCTTTGAAAAACAAATGAGTGCTATTGTAAAACGTAACCTAAAGAAAAAAGGAAATGTTGAAATTCACACAAAAGCAATGGCAAAAGGTGTGGAAGAAACTGACAATGGTGTTAAAGTAACTTTCGAAGTAAACGGTGAAGAAAAAACAGTTGAAGCTGACTACCTATTAGTTACTGTAGGACGCCGTCCAAACACTGATGAACTTGGTTTAGAGCAAGTAGGTGTTGAAATGACGGACAGAGGAATTATCAAAATTGATAAACAATGCCGTACAAACGTTCCAAACATCTACGCAATCGGTGATATCGTTGAGGGACCTCCTTTAGCTCATAAAGCTTCTTATGAAGGTAAAATTGCTGCAGAAGCAATTGCTGGAGAAAAAGCAGAGATTGATTACTTAGCTATTCCTGCTGTTGTATTCTCTGAGCCAGAATTAGCTTCAGTAGGTTACACAGAAGCTCAAGCAAAAGAAGAAGGTATTGAAGTGAATGCTTCTAAATTCCCATTTGCTGCAAATGGTCGTGCGTTATCACTTAACAATACTGATGGTTTCTTAAAACTTGTAACTCGTAAGGAAGATGGATTAGTAATTGGTGCACAAATCGCTGGACCAAGTGCTTCAGACATGATTTCAGAGTTAGGATTAGCAATTGAAGCTGGTATGACAGCAGAAGATATTGCAATGACAATTCATGCTCACCCAACATTAGGTGAGATCACAATGGAAGCTGCTGAAGTTGCAATTGGTAGCCCAATTCATATTGTGAAATAATAAATAAAGAAAAGGCTGACTACTAGAGTCAGCCTTTTTGCATGTACTTTTGTCTATTTCGATAGAGCGCTTGACACAGGCTCTAATATATCTTCTTTTGATACAACGGTTCCTTCGATTTGTACTAAAACTTGTTTCTTATCAATAACAAGCAAGGAAGGAAAAGTTTCGATCTCGAATTGATTATGATCTGTTTTCTCTGAGATTATTTTCATATTCTCAAATTCCTCTGGGAAATTCTTTTTAATGTCTAATAAGGCATCATAATAGACTGCTTCACGTTGAATATTTTCATCATCGGAAAAAAACACTAGTTGTTTGTCTTGGGGTATATCTTCATTTAAGGGACCTTCTGAAAACAACAGATTTTCACATGAAGAAAGAACAATGACTGGTATGATGAAGGCAATAAGTATTGATCTTTTCATCCATGTCCACCTCTTTTTAATAGAATAAAATAGAACGAAATAATTATTTATGTCAGAATTTCACTTATAAAATCCAAAAATATGTATCTAAATTAAACACATTTTATCATAATAATTCAATTTTCTTCCTGTTGTCATCTATTTGTTACATAAATGAAAAATATAATGAAGTTTCTATACAAAAAATTAAGATTAAGCTTCAAAATCCCTGAAAGAATCTTATGTTGTTGCATAAGAATTGGTAAAGGGGGGAGGATGAAATGAAAAAAACATGGAGCTTGCTTTCTGTTACTCATCTCCTTTTGTGGAGTAGCTATAGTGTTATAGAATGGCTTTCAAAAAAAGATAGCTTTTTAGCAAAAATGATCTTATTGGTCATGTTTTTCTATCTTTCATATTTAATTGCCTATACTTTAATAAAAGCGAGGAAAAATGCGATATACTTTTCTCTTTTTTCTCTCCTGCTCTTTGCTATTGTCAATCAACTTATTTTTATTGGATTGAAAAAATGAGTACCAAATTGGTACCCATTTTACTTTCTAACCACTTTTTCTTGTTGCAGTGATTTTAATAATAAGAAAACCATTAGGATCATAATCACGGCAAAAGGAAGTGCTGCAATAATCGCTGAAGTTTGTAATGTGCCTAATCCACCTGACCATAAGAGGATAGCAGCTGAGGCAGATTGTATAACGCCCCAAATGAATTTTATTTTATTTGGCGGATTCAATAAACCGTTTGTGGTTTGCATACCAAGCACAAACGTAGCAGAATCAGCTGATGTAATGAAGAATGTACTAATTAAAAAAATCGCAATAAATGACATGAACGTTCCAAGAGGAAAGTGATCTAATACTGCAAAAAGAGCAACCTCTTTTCCTTGTTCATTTACGATGTCAACGATTGACACATTCTGTAGATAGTCTAGATAAATGGCTGATCCACCAAAAACAGAGAACCAGAGTGCCCCGAAAATGGTTGGGACTGCAAGGACACCGGTGACGAATTCACGGATCGTTCGCCCTCTTGAAATAAAGGTAAATCTATACGACAAATCACGATGTATAAAGGAAATTTCAGAGAATCTAAAAATAGTTGTTTGTTTGAGAAGGTCTAGTAAGCCTTGAACATCTCTTCATTTACTTTGTGAAAAATATAGACTATTTCATAGTTTTTCTATATTTCTGACACTTGTTTCTGTTTTAAATCATAGATTATCACTGTATTTTCTAGAATACGAATGTTGATTGGAGGTTTGATATGTTCCATGAATTCTCATGAAAATTTAGAGGAATATTGGGAGGAACAGTTTGATAAAGGTGTAGAGTCGTATTACAAGGCAATAAAGGGTGATAAAAATGCAGGTATTGAGGCACATCGTCTTTTTGAGGAGCTTACAAAAGAAGAACCCAATAATACAGAATTAATGGCTTATTTTGGATCGGCAAAGGCTTTGCTAGCAAGAGATACATTTGACCTGAGAGAGAAAGGGAAATATGCAAATGAAGGGCTAAAGTTGCTTGATGTGGCGGTTTTAAAAGATCCCTCTAATGTATTAATTCGAACATTACGAGGTAATGTTGCCACTAATTTGCCTGAAGGTCGCTTTCATCGAACGGAAACAGCAATTGAGGATTTTGAACGTATTATAAACATGTATGAACGTAATTCTTATGGCATTCCACAAACACTATATATTGAAACAATGGAGAGTTTAATTACTGCATATGAACGTTTAGGTAAGATAGAAGAAGCAACGGAGGTAGTAAATAAATTATTAGATATAGATTCTTCATATAAAATCCCTAAGTTTAATAGCAAAATTAAATCTATACCAGTAGCTAATATAAATGATCCAATTAATGATGAAATTCATTCTTTATATACTATGGCAATTTGTAGTGATGAGGTCTCTTTACTTAAGGTTATGAAAAAAGTCTCACAATTAATGGATAAAGATTCTTCAAATCCAATTTTACAAGCTTATAATGTTCATTTGAACTCAATTAAAGATAGTCATAGTTTTGCCGGTATGGTTGAACTCTTCACTAATGCGTATAAGACTTTAAATCTTTTAGATAAGCTTGTAAGTGAATATCCTACACTTTATAAAATAAGATATGTAAGGGCGATGCAAAGTTATCGATTGCCAGAGTTTTTCTTTTTTCGATCTTCAACTGCAGCACGTGATTTTCAATATTTATCAGCTCAGTATGAAAAAAATCCTACTATTTTTTCTTTGGCTATCTATGAAGATATCCTACTTAGGTTTGGAGAATGCTTTGTTCGATTAGATATGGTAGAGGAAGCAGTCAAACAATGGCATAAACTTGTTGAATTTTCATCAAATAAAGAGATTGTTACCAAAGCAAACGAATTAATTAACGTATTTTCATTTGAAGAGCTATTACTTGATGAAATAATTGAAAAACCAAAGGAACAATTATATGAAACTGCATTACAACTTCATGATATTGGTGTAAACGGTAATGAAAAGGCAGCAAAACAATCACTAGCTTTATGGGAATTTATTCAAAAAGAATATAGCAGCTGCCCGGTAGCAAAGTTTTATTATTCTGCATCGTTAACCTTACTAGGTCGATTCTTTTCGGATCCTTATGAGGTCTTTAGTCAATCTATTAAAGGGCTAAAGAAACTAAATACATCTATTCCGATTAATGATCCAAGGTATATTCAACTTCTTTTACATCGAGCCTATATACAATTTAGCCTTCCAGATACGTTCTTTCGTTGTAGTGATCAGATAATTAAGGATTTCGAAGCGGTTATTAAAATGTATCAAAGTAGCTCAGATATTGATATAACCCATAGTCAATATTTAAAGGTATTAGCTGATCTTGGAACTGTTTATGAGAAAAAATATTTTGTTCATAAAGCCAAAGAAATTTGGTCTGAACTTGCTAAGGAAGATGAAGATTTATTTTATTCGGAGTTTTTGAGTGAAAAAGGGATACGAATTGAGGATTGATTCTTTGTTTGTTTAACTTGAAAATTAGGAGGCTATGTATGGCTAACAATACAGAATGGAATCTTCGTTTTGATGAGGCTGTTGACCTTTATCATAAAGGTGTAAGGGGAAATAAAAAAGCTGCTCAGCAGGCATATCATTTATTTGCAACGTTAGCAACTGAAAAACCAAA includes:
- a CDS encoding YkyA family protein; this translates as MLKKKNYALFIVLLFLLSGCFGPAPEERIYTILEEAVTLENSFKEQQQPLLELEKKEADLYNRIMDLGMKEFEQVVSLSKEALTSVEERESKLQMEYDSIMSSKDKFNEINEEIEKIKDETLLQSAQELKSTMEDRYKSYENLYENYKKSISLDKELYSMLQNKDLEMKQLETQIAKINKSYQSVMEQNNEFNKLTEQYNDLKIKFYEEAELNVEKSE
- a CDS encoding DNA-dependent RNA polymerase subunit epsilon codes for the protein MIFKVYYQDKITEVPVRERTNTLYIEATSEANVRFKLKERGYNIEFVTPVDGAYLEYEKQSENYKVLEI
- the lpdA gene encoding dihydrolipoyl dehydrogenase, with the protein product MVVGDFPIETDTLVIGAGPGGYVAAIRAAQLGQKVTVVEKATLGGVCLNVGCIPSKALISAGHRYEEARHSEDMGIKAENVTVDFSKVQEFKQGVVKKLTGGVAGLLKGNKVDVVSGEAYFVDNETVKVMDETSSQTYKFKNVIIATGSRPIEIPAFKYSKRVLDSTGALNLQEIPNKLVVIGGGYIGTELGTAYANFGTEVTFIEAADEILAGFEKQMSAIVKRNLKKKGNVEIHTKAMAKGVEETDNGVKVTFEVNGEEKTVEADYLLVTVGRRPNTDELGLEQVGVEMTDRGIIKIDKQCRTNVPNIYAIGDIVEGPPLAHKASYEGKIAAEAIAGEKAEIDYLAIPAVVFSEPELASVGYTEAQAKEEGIEVNASKFPFAANGRALSLNNTDGFLKLVTRKEDGLVIGAQIAGPSASDMISELGLAIEAGMTAEDIAMTIHAHPTLGEITMEAAEVAIGSPIHIVK
- a CDS encoding DMT family transporter — its product is MKKLYSSLFILSMIWGMSFLFIKLLVEDLGPWGVVFWRCLFGTITLFIILFVFKKQELKRVRFKSLPWLKLFLVALFNNALPFAFIAMSEMRISSSLASVINATTPIWTIVIGALFFFIPVKGRQWIGVSIGFLGILILLNLDFKSLINENFIGAGTMLFATFCYGLGAQMAKRYLQELSIIIVSIITLFFSTMISLIFILILNESVHLTSVFSTHTFLSLIGLGVFGSGFAYLFYYYMVKEGSAEFASLVTYIVPITAMLWGYLLLGEGISPHMILGLLFVFAGVYLSSAKMAKKRSSINTSIGSNH
- the pdhA gene encoding pyruvate dehydrogenase (acetyl-transferring) E1 component subunit alpha, whose amino-acid sequence is MAAKTKGAVVDSKKQFEAISKVFETFQILNEEGKVVNEAAMPELSDDQLKELMRRMVYTRILDQRSISLNRQGRLGFYAPTAGQEASQIASQYALEKEDWILPGYRDVPQIIWHGLPLYQAFLFSRGHFHGNQMPEGVNCLSPQIIIGAQYIQTAGVALGLKKKGKQAVAITYTGDGGASQGDFYEGINFAGAYKAPAIFVVQNNRYAISTPVEKQSAAQTIAQKAVAAGIVGVQVDGMDPLAVYAAVRDARERAVNGEGPTLIETLTFRYGPHTMAGDDPTRYRTKETENEWEAKDPLVRFRKFLENKGIWNEDEENKVIEQAKEDIKDAIQKADKYPKQKVTDLMEIMYEEMPYNLKEQYEIYKAKESK
- the def gene encoding peptide deformylase — translated: MITMEDIIREGHPTLREVAKEVTLPPSDEDKETLSQMIQYVKNSQDPEIAEKYGLRPGIGLAAPQINVSKRMIAIHVVDEKGNQHSYALFNPKIVSHSIEKSYLTSGEGCLSVDRAVPGFVPRYARIRVKATSLEGKNIDVRLRGLLSIVFQHEIDHLNGVMFYDHINEDNPFQEPENAVPVER
- a CDS encoding alpha-ketoacid dehydrogenase subunit beta; the encoded protein is MAQMTMIQAITDALRTELKNDENVLVYGEDVGVNGGVFRATEGLQKEFGEDRVFDTPLAESGIGGLTVGFGLTGFRPVMEIQFFGFVYEVMDSLNGQLARMRYRSGGHWTAPVTIRSPFGGFVHTPELHADSLEGLVAQQPGLKVVIPSTPYDAKGLLISAIRDNDPVVFLEHMKLYRSFRQEVPEEEYTIEIGKADVKREGTDLSIITYGAMVHESLKAAEELEKEGISVEVVDLRTISPLDIETIIASVEKTGRVIVVQEAQKQAGIAANVVAEITERAILSLEAPVLRVTAPDTVYAFTEAENIWLPIYKDILETARKVLEF
- a CDS encoding dihydrolipoamide acetyltransferase family protein — encoded protein: MAFEFKLPDIGEGIHEGEIVKWFVKPGDKVEEDDVLAEVQNDKAVVEIPSPVKGTVTEVNVEEGTVATVGQTIITFDAPGYENLKFKGDHGDDEPKKEEKAEAAPAAEEKAEAPAAAPAEVEVDPSKRVIAMPSVRKYAREKDVDIRQVSGSGKNGRVLKEDVDSFLQGGGVSAQPETTEEAPAAKEEKQAQPAAAQAIPEGEFPETREKMSPIRKAIAKAMVNSKHTAPHVTLMDEVDVTNLVSHRKQFKNVAAEQGIKLTYLPYVVKALTSALKKYPVLNTSLDDKTEEVVQKHYYNIGIAADTEKGLLVPVVKNAERKSVFEISDEINGLATKAREGKLAPNEMKGASCTITNIGSAGGQWFTPVINHPEVAILGIGRIAEKPVVRDGEIVVAPVLALSLSFDHRMIDGATAQNALNHIKRLLNDPQLILMEA